A window of the Motacilla alba alba isolate MOTALB_02 chromosome 26, Motacilla_alba_V1.0_pri, whole genome shotgun sequence genome harbors these coding sequences:
- the KCNA2 gene encoding potassium voltage-gated channel subfamily A member 2, translating to MTVATGDPADEAAALPGHPQDTYNPETDHECCERVVINISGLRFETQLKTLAQFPETLLGDPKKRMRYFDPLRNEYFFDRNRPSFDAILYYYQSGGRLRRPVNVPLDIFSEEIRFYELGEEAMEMFREDEGYIKEEERPLPENEFQRQVWLLFEYPESSGPARIIAIVSVMVILISIVSFCLETLPIFRDENEDMHGSGLSHPPYSNSSMGYQQSTSFTDPFFIVETLCIIWFSFEFLVRFFACPSKAGFFTNIMNIIDIVAIIPYFITLGTELAEKPEDGQQGQQAMSLAILRVIRLVRVFRIFKLSRHSKGLQILGQTLKASMRELGLLIFFLFIGVILFSSAVYFAEADESESQFPSIPDAFWWAVVSMTTVGYGDMVPTTIGGKIVGSLCAIAGVLTIALPVPVIVSNFNYFYHRETEGEEQAQYLQVTSCPKIPSSPDLKKSRSASTISKSDYMEIQEGVNNSNEDFREENLKTANCTLANTNYVNITKMLTDV from the coding sequence ATGACAGTTGCTACTGGAGATCCTGCAGAtgaagctgcagctcttcccGGTCACCCGCAGGACACGTACAACCCTGAGACCGACCATGAGTGCTGTGAGAGGGTGGTCATTAACATCTCGGGGCTGCGCTTCGAGACGCAGCTCAAGACACTTGCCCAGTTCCCAGAGACCTTGCTAGGGGATCCTAAAAAGAGGATGAGATATTTCGACCCTCTCCGGAACGAGTACTTCTTTGACCGGAACAGACCCAGCTTCGATGCCATTTTGTACTATTACCAGTCCGGGGGGAGGTTGCGGCGGCCGGTTAACGTGCCCTTGGACATCTTCTCCGAAGAGATCCGCTTCTATGAACTGGGGGAAGAGGCCATGGAGATGTTTCGGGAGGATGAAGGCTACATCAAGGAAGAGGAGAGGCCGCTGCCTGAGAACGAGTTTCAGAGACAAGTGTGGTTGCTCTTTGAGTACCCCGAGagctcaggccctgccaggaTTATAGCTATTGTCTCTGTCATGGTGATTTTAATCTCCATTGTCAGCTTTTGCCTGGAAACCTTGCCCATTTTTCGGGATGAGAACGAAGACATGCATGGGAGCGGGCTGAGCCATCCCCCCTACTCCAACAGCAGCATGGGGTACCAGCAGTCCACTTCTTTCACAGACCCCTTCTTCATCGTGGAGACGCTTTGCATCATCTGGTTCTCCTTCGAGTTCTTGGTGAGGTTTTTCGCCTGCCCCAGCAAGGCTGGTTTTTTTACCAACATCATGAACATTATAGACATTGTAGCCATCATTCCCTATTTCATCACCTTAGGGACAGAGCTGGCCGAGAAGCCAGAGGATGGTCAGCAGGGCCAGCAAGCCATGTCCTTGGCCATCCTCAGAGTCATCCGCTTGGTGCGGGTCTTCAGGATCTTCAAGCTCTCCCGGCACTCCAAGGGGCTGCAGATCCTGGGACAGACTCTCAAGGCCAGcatgagggagctgggcctcttgatatttttcctcttcatcgGCGTCATCCTCTTCTCCAGCGCCGTCTACTTTGCCGAGGCCGACGAGAGCGAGTCCCAGTTCCCGAGCATCCCCGACGCCTTCTGGTGGGCCGTGGTTTCCATGACGACTGTTGGCTACGGAGACATGGTCCCCACTACCATCGGAGGGAAAATTGTGGGTTCCTTGTGTGCCATCGCTGGCGTATTAACGATTGCCTTACCAGTGCCCGTCATAGTGTCTAACTTCAATTACTTCTACCACCGGGAGACcgagggagaggagcaggctCAATATTTGCAAGTAACCAGCTGCCCAAAGATCCCCTCTTCCCCTGAcctaaagaaaagcagaagtgcCTCTACTATTAGTAAGTCTGATTATATGGAGATCCAGGAAGGTGTAAACAATAGCAATGAGGATTTTAGGGAGGAGAACTTGAAGACAGCCAATTGCACCCTAGCTAACACAAACTATGTGAATATCACCAAAATGCTAACCGATGTCTAG